In the genome of Deltaproteobacteria bacterium, the window CCTGATGGCTTTTCAGCCGAAATGATCTCCCCTAGCAACCCTGCTCTTACTGGCGGCGCCCAGGTGGCCCAGGCAATGCTTAAGGCGGTAGGCATCAATGTTAATCTGAAGATACTGGAGTTCGCCCAATTCTTCAGTCGAGCCTGGAAATTTGATTATGAAATGGCCTACACCTCCCTGACGGCCGGTTTTGATCCTGAAGAATATCTCGTTCCTTACTTCGGAGATACAAAGAAGGCCACTTACTACAAGTGGAACAATAAGGAAATTCACCGCATGATTGAGGAACAAAGGAAGATCCTTGACCCTCAAAAACGTGCCAGGATGATCCAGGAAATCCAGAGAAAAATATTAAAAGACGCGCCCATGGTCTTCGTGTACTCCCTGGATGTGGTTGGCGCATTCAAGCCTTATGTTTACCCTAAAAGGATGTTTATTAACCCCTATGCCGGGGAGACTGAAGACATCTGGCTGGATAAATAATAGACCCCAAACAGAGGTAAGGTCAGGATGAGGCACGAAATCCTCTTTCAGCCGATCCGCATTGGTCCTGTTGAGATCAAGAACCGTCTGGTCCTGGCGCCGACAAACACTAATGGGGTCTCGTCCTCCCGCGCCTTTATTGCCGATCCTGAGTGGGCTAACAAGGTGTGGGAAGATCAAGCTGAGAATATTCAGAAATGCCGGCGTTGTAACAGATGTATTTACGAGCTGTTTGCCAGCCGCCCCGTGCGCTGCACGGTTAATAAAAAAGCAGGCCGGGAAAGATTCGACTTGCCAGAGCTTCTGGGTATTTGAAGCGACCCGGTTGATAGCGATTGCCTCAAGGTATGAGACATAGTTGAGGAGATAGATGTTGAAACTAAAAGACAAGGTGGCCGTGGTCACAGGCGGCGGCAGAGGCATAGGCCGGGCTATTTGCCTGGCCTTCGCCCGTGAGGGTGCGGATCTTGTTATCGCGGCCGACGAGGAGTCCGAGGTTAAGGCGGTGGCCGAACATGTGACAACGATGGGCAGAAAGGCGCTTCCGTGCCAGCTTGATATCACCAGGCCCCATGAAGTCCAGAAATTGGTCAGGCGTACTTTTGAGACCTTTGATCGAATAAATATCCTGGTGAACAACGCCGGTGTGGTGGGCAAGCGTTCCTTCGTGCATCAATCCGATGATGACATCTGGCGTCGCACCATCGAGGTTAACCTGATCGGGACATATTATATGATCAAAGCCTTTCTTCCCAAGATCATGGAACTTGAACAGGGGCGGGTCATCAACATTGCCTCTATTTCAGGCAAGCAGGCCAGCCCGACCAATTCAGCCTACAGCGCCTCCAAACACGGTGTTATCGGCCTGACCCGGACCGTAGCCGTAGAGATGGGATTATTGGGTCTGCCTGGCATCACGATCAATGCTATCTGCCCCGGTGTAGCCAACACCGGCATGATTACCGGGCCCGGCGGCGTTTTAGACGAGCTGTCTCGTCTGACCCAAACCCCGCCGGAGGTGGTGCTGGAGGAACGCATCAAACCCATGGCCTTACAAAAGCGGTTGGTAGAACCGGAAGAGATTGCCGAAATGGCGGTTTATTTGGCATCGGATGATGCACGGGGAATTACCGGACAGGCCATCAATGTATGCGCTGGCACAGTATTTTATTAAACCAATGAACTATCTGAACATGAAGCGATGCTTGGCAACAAACATTAAACCTGCCGTGTCACCGTTTAAGATAATCGGAGGCACGGTCAGCCCGTGAAGGAGGTGCACCATGAAAGGAACAAGGCATAATTATCTCTGGGGGCTTTGTTTTGCCACGATAATGTTAATCATCTTCATCTTTGCATTCAGACCCCTAGCCGGACTGGCGGCTCAAACCGGGGATGTCATATACGCAGTCAGTGCAGACTCATTTGGTAGGGTCGGTGGTGATCCGGCCACCTTTAGCGGCGGTAGTGGGCCAAGTGTCTCTCATACTGTTTTCGATGGTCTGACTATTGAGGACATGGATAAGCGTGATGTTCCTGCCATAGCCAAATCCTGGAAGGTTGCCCCGGGCTGGAAGTACGTTGATTTTTTTCTGCGAGACGATGTGAAATTCCATGACGGAAACCCGGTGACGGCGGAGGATGTGAAATTCTCCTTAGAGACATACATGCGTAAGGAGCTTAAGTTTCTATTTTACCCTATTTTATCACGCAAGATCAAGGCGATCGAGGTGAAGAATCCCTATCATCTTCGCGTTCATTTCAATACATCCTACATGGGATTTTGGGGGCAGTTTGGTTTTGGCGGTGGTGTCATGCCCAAGGCATACCGCGAAAAGGTGGGTGACAAAGGCTTCGCTGACAAACCTATCGGAGCCGGGCCGTTTAAGTGGATAGACTATCGGCAGGATCAATGGTTCCTCCTCGAGGCCGTTAAAAATCATTACCGCCATACCCCTGAATATAAAACGCTGAAGTTTGTCTATGTGCCGGAGCATTCGACACGGCTGGCTATGCTCAAGGCCGGAGAGGCGGATATCATCTCCC includes:
- a CDS encoding SDR family oxidoreductase, yielding MLKLKDKVAVVTGGGRGIGRAICLAFAREGADLVIAADEESEVKAVAEHVTTMGRKALPCQLDITRPHEVQKLVRRTFETFDRINILVNNAGVVGKRSFVHQSDDDIWRRTIEVNLIGTYYMIKAFLPKIMELEQGRVINIASISGKQASPTNSAYSASKHGVIGLTRTVAVEMGLLGLPGITINAICPGVANTGMITGPGGVLDELSRLTQTPPEVVLEERIKPMALQKRLVEPEEIAEMAVYLASDDARGITGQAINVCAGTVFY